CCGCTGCCGCCGGTCTGCCGGCTGCGCGACTTCTCGGCCCGCCAGAACCGGTCGAAGACGTGCGGCAGGTGCTCGGACGCGATGCCCGGCCCGGTGTCGGCGACCTCGATCAGCACGTCGTCGCCGTCGGCGTACGCGCGCAGGCTCACCCGCCCGCCCGCCGGCGTGTAGCGGACCGCGTTGGCGAGCAGGTTGCCGACCGCCTGCCGCAGCCGTACCGGATCGGCGTCCAGCTGCGGCCGGCCGGTGACCTCGGCGGCCAGCACCAGCCCGGCGGCCTCGGCCGCGGCCCGGTAGACGGTCGCGGTCTGCTCGACCAGGTCGGCCACGTCGACCGGCTCGGGGTGCAGCCGGAGCTTGCCGACGTCGGCCAGCGCGAGCTGCTGGAGGTCGTCGACGATGTGCTGGAGCAACGTGGCCTCCTCGACCAGCGAGGCGGTCAGCGCCGGGTCCAGGTCGGCCACGCCGTCCTGGGCGGCCTCCAGCCAGCCCCGGATGTTGCTCAGCGGCGTGCGCAGCTCGTGCGACACGTCGCTGACCATCGCCTTGCGCTGCCGCTCCAGGCGGTCCAGGTGCTCGGACATCTCGTTGAACGCGGCGCCCAGCTCGCCGACCTCGCCCCTGGAGCGCACCGCGACCCGCGCCGAGCCGTCGCCGGCCCGCATCCGCCGGGCCGCCGCGGTGACCGCCCGCACCGGCCGCGCCAGCCGGGTGGCGACGAGGACGCTGCCCCCGACCGCCAGGACGAGGATCACCGCGGTGACCCCCGCGATGCCGTACGGGTCGATGACGGGCGCGCGGTCCTCCGACGAGCCGATGTAGAGCAGCGCGGCCGGCGCGACGTACGACTTCAGCTGGGCGCGGCGCGCGGTGGCCAGGCACTCGGCGGCCGACGCCGGAGCGTCCGGCGTGCCGGTCTCGTCCAGCCACACGTCGACCCGGCCTCCGTGGCACTGCCGCACCAGGGCGGCGAGCTGGTTGAGCGCGCGCTTCTCGGTGGCGGTCGGACCTGGCGCGTCCGGGGAGCACGACGCGGGTGGCGCTGCGGGGCCCGGTGTCGCGGTGGGCGGGCTCGACGGCCCACCGCCGGGCGGGGCGGTCGGGGCGCCGGTCGGCGTGACGGTCGGCACCCCGGGCGCGGGCTCCGGCCGCTGAGGGCTCTCCACCGGCCCGGCCGTCGGGGAAGGCCGCGGCCTCGGCGGGACCGTGGCCGACGGCGTGGTGGTGACGCCGGCGAACCGGACCGCTCCGCCACCGGACGTTCGCGCGAGCGCGGCCCGCGCCGGGAAGGGGCCGTGTCCGGCGGGCGCGCCGACGGGCGCGCCCGGAGGGCTCGCGCTCGGTGCCGGCTCGGTCGGACCGCCCTCGCGGCGCAGGTACGGGCGGCCGCCCGGCCCCGCGAGGACCGTGGCGCGCTGGCCCTCGCGGCGCAGGCACGCCGCCTGCGCGTCGACCTCCCGGCGCAGCCGCGCCCGCTCGGGATCCGGCAGCCGGAACGGCCCGGCCGCACGCCCGTCGATCCGGTCGGTGGCCGCGCCGGGCGCCAGCGAGACGTCGACCGCGAGCGGGTCGACGACGGCCGAGGGGCGCGCCGGCAGCGGCGGGCGGCCGGCGGCCGAGTCCGCGATCCGGGTGCCGCCCTCGGTCGCCAGCGCGACCCGCTGGCCGCTCTGCCGGGCCAGCGCGCGCACGGTCTCCTGGACGCCGTCCCAGCGCGGGTGGGTCGCCGCGTAGCCGAGCAGCGCGTCGTTGATCCGGGCGTCGCGGGCGAGCGTGCGGCCCTGCCGCTGCCGGATCTCGCCGGACGTGCCGCGCGCGGCGAGCCACGCGGTCGCCACGATCGAGCACACCGCGATCAGCACCGAGCTGGCGACCAGCCGTACGAGCAGGCTATGGCGCACGGTCGCCGACCAGCTTGTACCCGACGCCGTACACGGTGCACAGCCGCACCGGCCGCCGCGGCTGCGGCTCGATCTTCTTGCGCAGGTTCTTCACGTGCACGTCGACCGTGCGCTCGGTGATGAAGCGGTCGAAGCCGTGCAGGTGCTCCAGGAGCTGCGCCCGGGTGAGGACCCGGCCCGGCCGCGCGGCCAGCGCCTCCAGGATGCGGAACTCCGCGGGCGTGCACTCGACCTCGCTCCCGTCCGCGAGGACCGTGTGCCGTTCGGGGTCCACCGCGATGGCGCCGACCCGGTACACCCGCTCGCCGCTCCCCCGCCCGGTCCGCCGCAGCAGCGTGCGCACCCGGGCCATCAGCTCGCGCGGGCTGTAGGGCTTGGTGACGTAGTCGTCGGCGCCGAGGTCGAGGCCGCGCAGCAGGTCGTCCTCCGTCGAGCGGGCGGTCAGCATGAGCACCGGGACGTCGGACTCGGCGCGCAGCGCGC
The sequence above is a segment of the Actinomadura coerulea genome. Coding sequences within it:
- a CDS encoding sensor histidine kinase — translated: MRHSLLVRLVASSVLIAVCSIVATAWLAARGTSGEIRQRQGRTLARDARINDALLGYAATHPRWDGVQETVRALARQSGQRVALATEGGTRIADSAAGRPPLPARPSAVVDPLAVDVSLAPGAATDRIDGRAAGPFRLPDPERARLRREVDAQAACLRREGQRATVLAGPGGRPYLRREGGPTEPAPSASPPGAPVGAPAGHGPFPARAALARTSGGGAVRFAGVTTTPSATVPPRPRPSPTAGPVESPQRPEPAPGVPTVTPTGAPTAPPGGGPSSPPTATPGPAAPPASCSPDAPGPTATEKRALNQLAALVRQCHGGRVDVWLDETGTPDAPASAAECLATARRAQLKSYVAPAALLYIGSSEDRAPVIDPYGIAGVTAVILVLAVGGSVLVATRLARPVRAVTAAARRMRAGDGSARVAVRSRGEVGELGAAFNEMSEHLDRLERQRKAMVSDVSHELRTPLSNIRGWLEAAQDGVADLDPALTASLVEEATLLQHIVDDLQQLALADVGKLRLHPEPVDVADLVEQTATVYRAAAEAAGLVLAAEVTGRPQLDADPVRLRQAVGNLLANAVRYTPAGGRVSLRAYADGDDVLIEVADTGPGIASEHLPHVFDRFWRAEKSRSRQTGGSGLGLAIVRQLAEAHGGAAEVSSEPEKGATFTLKLPRPLR
- a CDS encoding response regulator transcription factor, with product MCANVLVAEDDTKQAELLRRYLQREGHRVVVVHDGRTAIEEARARRPDLVLLDVMMPGADGLEVCRALRAESDVPVLMLTARSTEDDLLRGLDLGADDYVTKPYSPRELMARVRTLLRRTGRGSGERVYRVGAIAVDPERHTVLADGSEVECTPAEFRILEALAARPGRVLTRAQLLEHLHGFDRFITERTVDVHVKNLRKKIEPQPRRPVRLCTVYGVGYKLVGDRAP